One genomic region from Pseudochaenichthys georgianus chromosome 15, fPseGeo1.2, whole genome shotgun sequence encodes:
- the LOC117459697 gene encoding ferritin, middle subunit-like has protein sequence MRLAVFVLVWPQPKTEALCFMYPPPLTGGVPSLQKPERDEWGSGLEAMQAALQLEKNVNQALLDLHKLASDHADPHMCDFLETHYLNEQVESIKKLGDFIANLSRMDSNTNKMAEYLFDKHTMGGEELNSPDRSADLIICR, from the exons atgcgtttagccgttttcgtcctcgtgtggccgcagcctaagactGAGGCTCTTTGCTTTATGTACCCTCCCCCTCTAACTGGTGGTGTTCCCTCGTTACAGAAGCCAGAGCGAGACGAGTGGGGCTCGGGTCTGGAGGCCATGCAGGCCGCTCTGCAGCTGGAGAAGAACGTGAACCAGGCTCTGCTGGATCTGCACAAACTGGCCTCAGACCACGCCGACCCTCAT ATGTGTGACTTCCTGGAGACTCACTACCTGAACGAGCAGGTCGAGTCCATCAAGAAGCTCGGAGACTTCATCGCTAATCTGAGCAGAATGGACTCCAACACCAACAAGATGGCCGAGTACCTGTTCGACAAGCACACCATGGGGGGGGAAGAACTGAACTCACCTGACAGATCAGCTGATCTGATCATATGTAGATGA